From Panicum hallii strain FIL2 chromosome 2, PHallii_v3.1, whole genome shotgun sequence, a single genomic window includes:
- the LOC112883412 gene encoding mitochondrial amidoxime reducing component 2-like, giving the protein MAMEKAASFLSSLLGGGGGDGEPAATVKSILIYPIKSCRGIAVPQAPIVSTGFRWDRQWVVVNAKGRAYTQRVEPKLALVQVELPPEAFAEDWQATADDHMVIRARGMEPLKIPLAAERTTIDDVSVWEWSGSAYDEGAEAAEWFSTYFEKPSRLVRFKEASETRPTDPDYAQGYKIMFTDCFPFLIASQGSLDALNEILKEPIPMNRFRPNILVDGCQPYSEDLWKTIKINNLTFQGVKLCNRCKVPTIDQDNGIPGTEPTETLMTFRSDEVLRPSHKNKRQVYFGQNLVCKESLSGNSKGKIIKVGDPVYVQQAFTSSNEAPA; this is encoded by the exons ATGGCCATGGAGAAAGCCGCCTCCTTCCTCTCTTCcctcctcggcggcggcggcggcgatggggaGCCGGCGGCGACGGTGAAGTCCATCCTGATTTACCCCATCAAGTCCTGCCGGGGAATCGCCGTGCCCCAGGCCCCCATCGTCTCCACTG GGTTCCGGTGGGATCGGCAGTGGGTGGTGGTGAACGCCAAAGGGCGAGCCTACACCCAGCGGGTGGAGCCCAAGCTCGCGCTCGTCCAGGTGGAGCTGCCGCCGGAGGCCTTCGCCGAGGACTGGCAAGCCACGGCCGACGACCACATGG TAATCAGAGCACGCGGAATGGAACCATTGAAGATCCCTCTTGCTGCGGAACGCACCACAATTGATGATGTCTCTGTGTGGGAGTGGTCTGGCTCTGCATACGATGAAGGAGCCGAAGCAGCCGAATGGTTCTCCACTTACTTTGAGAAGCCAAGTCGACTGGTGCGCTTCAAAGAAG CGTCGGAAACTAGACCGACCGATCCTGATTATGCCCAAGGTTACAAGATCATGTTTACAGATTGCTTCCCGTTTCTGATAGCCTCTCAG GGCTCACTGGATGCACTAAATGAGATTCTTAAAGAACCTATACCAATGAACCGCTTCAGACCAAA TATTTTAGTGGATGGATGCCAACCATACTCAGAGGATCTATGGAAAACCATAAAGATAAACAACCTAACATTTCAAGGTGTGAAGTTATGCAACCGTTGCAAA GTACCAACCATTGATCAAGACAATGGAATACCTGGCACTGAACCAACTGAAACTCTAATGACATTTCGGTCTGACGAAGTGCTGCGTCCAAGCCACAAAAATAAACGGCAG GTGTACTTTGGTCAGAATTTAGTCTGCAAGGAATCTCTATCAGGAAACAGCAAAGGAAAGATCATCAAGGTTGGCGATCCAGTTTATGTTCAGCAGGCATTCACTTCTTCTAATGAAGCCCCAGCCTGA
- the LOC112882041 gene encoding dihydroneopterin aldolase 2-like isoform X1, with the protein MLTTLWARQIAHLPKCANSGVACAPSFLAVTQPPPQFSLVHRASFRSQHSQLTSAAGPLMAERELIGKDKLVLRGLQFHGFHGVKQEEKTLGQKFAVDVDAWMDLSTAGETDSIYDTVSYTDIYRIVKDVVEGPSQNLLESVAHRIASATLLKFPQISAVRVEVKKPHVSVPGIIDYLGVEIVRYRKDMAGISP; encoded by the exons ATGCTCACTACCTTGTGGGCGCGTCAGATTGCTCATCTGCCCAAGTGCGCAAATTCAGGGGTAGCCTGTGCCCCTTCCTTCCTTGCTGTCACGCAGCCACCTCCCCAATTTAGTTTGGTTCACAGGGCGTCCTTCAGATCCCAACACAGCCAATTGACAAGCGCTGCAG GTCCTCTTATGGCTGAAAGGGAGTTGATTGGCAAGGATAAGCTTGTACTTAGAGGTTTGCAGTTTCACGGATTCCATGGAGtgaaacaagaagaaaagacaCTGGGCCAAAAGTTCGCTGTAGACGTCGATGCTTGGATGGATCTGAGCACTGCTGGTGAAACTGACAGCATATATGATACAGTCAGTTACACGGATATTTACAG AATTGTCAAGGATGTGGTTGAAGGACCATCTCAGAATCTTTTGGAGTCAGTGGCTCATCGGATTGCAAGTGCCACATTGCTCAAGTTCCCTCAAATATCTGCTGTACGAGTTGAAGTTAAGAAACCTCATGTTTCTGTACCAGGAATTATCGACTATTTAGGTGTTGAGATAGTTAGGTATAGAAAGGACATGGCAGGAATTTCACCATGA
- the LOC112882040 gene encoding uncharacterized protein LOC112882040: protein MANKATAATSWRWRLLLLLLVTVAALCWIPPAIAAAAAAAAASTANGARRSLLGFVEAQGNASYQCTPSGPCIPCQYSEKNDEKYSCSETGYRLPLKCVQAQNVTKEGNKSKQRKILDDASTSGDTKSQSGGTKSTSGGPKHYTTYRSCVPLEGEEKLSFLGFEVIMAGMLLVSGPFVYYRKRRTNLMQGAARIPTSPPRF, encoded by the exons ATGGCGAACAAGGCAACGGCGGCGACCTCCTGGCGGTGGCGGCTTCTGCTTCTGCTCCTCGTCACCGTGGCTGCCCTATGCTGGATTCCCCCGGCGATCGCagcagctgcggcggcggcggccgcatcGACCGCCAACGGAGCGCGGAGGTCGCTGCTCGGCTTCGTGGAGGCGCAGGGGAACGCCTCCTACCAGTGCACGCCCTCGGGGCCCTGCATCCCCTGCCAGTACTCTGAGAAG AATGATGAAAAGTACAGCTGCAGCGAAACTGGCTATCGCCTGCCCTTGAAATGTGTACAAGCACAAAATGTAACAAAAGAAGGAAACAAGAGCAAGCAGAGGAAGATATTGGATGATGCATCCACATCAGGCGACACGAAATCCCAATCAGGTGGCACAAAATCCACATCAGGTGGTCCAAAGCATTATACTACTTACAGGAGTTGTGTGCCACTGGAGGGTGAAGAGAAGTTATCTTTTCTTGGTTTTGAG GTAATAATGGCTGGGATGCTGCTAGTAAGCGGCCCATTTGTTTATTACCGGAAACGGCGTACAAATCTTATGCAGGGAGCTGCAAGAATCCCAACGAGTCCTCCTAGGTTCTAG
- the LOC112882550 gene encoding ALA-interacting subunit 5-like translates to MPPVNSGAAGPSSTSTQDGPAATTKKRNKPRYCRFTQQQLRGECKPILTYPIAISVIASVGILFILIGLGCTAISSKVVEVADRYETACVPENMHNNPVAYIQNPSQDKSCTRLLKVPKDMKKPIYVYYQLDRFYQNHRWYARSRNIRQLRDPKSANDTRRCKPEATANGRPIVPCGLVAWSLFNDTYSFARRNETLAVNKRGISWRSERDHLFGKHVYPRNFQSGGLIGGGTLDPSKPLSEQEDLMVWMRTAALPTFRKLYGRIEVDLRAGEVVTVAVQNRYNTYSFGGGKAVVLSTAGALGGKSSFLGRAYLAGGAACLGLALLLTLLGLFCPVPVDEEPRLGPARR, encoded by the exons ATGCCGCCAGTGAATAGTGGTGCAGCTGGACCAAGCTCCACCTCCACCCAGGATGGACCTGCTGCCACCACGAAGAAGCGCAACAAGCCTCGGT ATTGTCGGTTTACTCAGCAGCAGCTTCGAGGAGAATGCAAACCTATACTTACGTATCCCATT GCTATTTCTGTAATTGCGTCTGTGGGCATACTTTTTATTCTGATAGGTCTTGGTTGCACGGCAATCTCGAGTAAG GTTGTTGAAGTGGCAGATCGATATGAGACTGCGTGCGTACCAGAAAACATGCATAATAATCCAGTTGCTTATATCCAGAACCCTTCACAAGATAAGTCCTGTACAAGGTTGCTCAAG GTTCCCAAGGATATGAAGAAGCCAATTTACGTATATTATCAACTCGACAGGTTCTACCAGAACCACAGATG GTACGCGAGGAGCCGGAACATCAGGCAGCTGAGGGACCCCAAGAGTGCCAATGACACGAGACGCTGCAAGCCTGAGGCTACCGCGAACGGAAGACCCATCGTCCCCTGCGGGCTCGTGGCGTGGAGCCTGTTCAACGACACCTACAGCTTCGCTCGCCGCAACGAGACGCTGGCGGTGAACAAGCGAGGCATCTCGTGGAGGAGCGAGAGGGACCACCTGTTCGGCAAGCATGTGTACCCGAGGAACTTTCAGAGCGGGGGACTCATCGGCGGCGGGACGCTTGATCCGAGCAAGCCT CTGAGCGAGCAGGAGGATCTGATGGTGTGGATGCGGACCGCGGCGCTGCCGACGTTCCGGAAGCTGTACGGGAGAATCGAGGTGGACCTCCGCGCCGGCGAGGTGGTCACGGTGGCCGTGCAGAACAGGTACAACACGTACAGCTTCGGCGGGGGGAAGGCGGTGGTGCTGTCGACCGCCGGCGCGCTGGGCGGCAAGAGCAGCTTCCTCGGGCGCGCGTAcctggccggcggcgcggcgtgcctCGGCCTGGCGCTGCTCCTCACGCTGCTCGGGCTCTTCTGCCCAGTCCCAGT CGATGAGGAACCCCGGCTCGGGCCTGCACGACGATGA
- the LOC112882039 gene encoding ALA-interacting subunit 3-like gives MVPTNGDAAGPSPSQDGSAATMKKRNKPQYHPFTQQQLPACKPILAPQTVIPVLLFVGIVFIPIGLGCIAASNRVVEVVYQYETSCVPGYMIDNKIAYIQNPSIDKTCTRILKVPKDMKQPIYIYYQLDKFYQNHRRYVTSRSDKQLRSPNEVNNTQSCKPEATEHGSPVVPCGLIAWSLFNDTYSFARGNEALMVHKRGILWRSEREDIFGKQVYPRNFQNGTLIGGGTLDPRIPLSRQEDLIVWMRTAALPTFRKLYGRIEVDLHADELITVTLQNNYNTYSFGGKKTLVLSTAGVLGGKSDFLGRGYVVVGLACLALAMLLTLLCLAFPLREEHLALRYPLSGGPAR, from the exons ATGGTGCCGACAAATGGTGATGCTGCCGGACCAAGCCCCAGCCAGGATGGCTCGGCAGCCACCATGAAGAAGCGCAACAAGCCTCAGT ATCATCCGTTTACTCAGCAGCAGCTTCCAGCTTGCAAGCCTATACTGGCGCCTCAGACA GTTATCCCTGTACTTTTGTTTGTGGGCATAGTTTTTATCCCGATTGGCCTTGGTTGCATTGCAGCATCAAATAGG GTTGTTGAAGTGGTCTATCAATATGAAACTTCATGTGTACCAGGATACATGATTGACAACAAAATTGCTTATATCCAAAATCCTTCTATAGATAAGACCTGCACAAGGATTCTCAAG GTTCCTAAGGATATGAAGCAACCAATCTACATATATTATCAACTCGACAAGTTTTACCAGAACCATAGAAG GTATGTGACGAGCCGTAGTGATAAGCAGCTGAGAAGTCCTAACGAGGTCAACAACACACAATCTTGCAAACCTGAAGCTACTGAGCATGGAAGCCCCGTTGTCCCCTGCGGACTCATAGCTTGGAGCTTGTTCAACGACACGTACAGCTTCGCTCGTGGCAACGAGGCGCTGATGGTTCACAAGCGAGGCATTTTATGGAGGAGCGAAAGGGAGGACATTTTTGGGAAGCAAGTGTATCCGAGGAATTTTCAGAATGGGACTCTGATCGGTGGTGGGACGCTTGACCCAAGAATACCT CTGAGCAGGCAGGAGGACCTGATCGTCTGGATGCGAACCGCGGCGCTGCCAACGTTCCGGAAGCTGTACGGGAGGATCGAGGTGGACCTACACGCCGACGAGCTCATCACGGTGACTCTGCAGAACAACTACAACACGTACAGCTTCGGCGGGAAGAAGACGCTGGTGCTGTCGACCGCCGGCGTGCTGGGAGGCAAGAGCGACTTCCTCGGCCGCGGGTACGTGGTCGTCGGCCTCGCCTGCCTCGCGCTGGCGATGCTCCTGACGCTGCTCTGCCTCGCCTTCCCGCT GAGAGAGGAGCATCTAGCGCTGCGGTACCCTTTGTCCGGCGGACCTGCACGATGA
- the LOC112882551 gene encoding mitochondrial amidoxime reducing component 2-like has translation MEKAASFLSSLLGGGGDAGGPAATVTSVLIYPIKSCRGISVPQAPITATGFRWDRQWMLVNSKGRGCTQRVEPKLALIQVELPPEAFAEDWQPTPNDHMVVRAPGMEPLKIPLASECATIYDVSVWEWSGSAYDEGPEAAKWFSTFLGNPTRLVRFKEESETRLTDPDYARGYNVMFSDGYPFLITSQDSLDALNEKLEEPVPINRFRPNILVKVCHPYAEDLWKTIKINKLTFRGVKLCGRCKVPTINQDTGIPSPTEPTETLQKYRSGEVLLPSHKNKRQVYFGQNAVCKESLSANGEGRIIKVGDPVYVTQSFSSSGEVPA, from the exons ATGGAGAAGGCCGCCTCATTCCTCTCCTCGCTcctcggtggcggcggcgacgccgggGGGCCGGCGGCCACGGTGACGTCCGTCCTCATTTACCCCATCAAATCCTGCAGGGGCATCTCCGTGCCCCAGGCCCCCATCACCGCCACTG GGTTCCGGTGGGATCGGCAGTGGATGCTCGTCAACTCCAAAGGGCGAGGCTGCACCCAGAGGGTGGAGCCCAAGCTCGCGCTCATCCAGGTGGAGTTGCCGCCGGAGGCCTTCGCCGAGGACTGGCAGCCCACGCCCAACGACCACATGG TTGTCAGAGCACCTGGAATGGAACCATTGAAGATCCCTCTTGCTTCAGAATGCGCCACAATCTATGATGTATCTGTTTGGGAGTGGTCTGGCTCTGCTTATGATGAAGGACCTGAAGCAGCCAAATGGTTTTCCACTTTCCTTGGGAACCCAACTCGACTGGTGCGCTTTAAAGAAG AGTCGGAAACTAGACTGACCGACCCTGACTACGCACGAGGTTACAACGTCATGTTTTCTGATGGCTACCCATTTCTGATAACCTCCCAG GATTCACTGGATGCGCTAAATGAGAAACTCGAAGAGCCTGTACCAATTAACCGCTTCAGACCAAA TATTTTAGTGAAGGTATGCCACCCATACGCAGAGGATCTATGGAAAACAATAAAGATAAACAAGCTAACATTTCGAGGTGTGAAGTTATGCGGCCGTTGCAAG GTGCCTACAATCAATCAAGACACTGGAATACCTAGTCCTACTGAACCAACTGAAACGCTGCAGAAATATCGGTCTGGAGAAGTGCTGCTTCCAAGCCACAAAAATAAACGTCAG GTGTACTTTGGGCAAAATGCAGTCTGCAAGGAATCCCTGTCAGCTAATGGCGAAGGAAGGATCATCAAGGTTGGCGATCCCGTTTATGTCACGCAGTCATTCTCTTCATCTGGTGAAGTGCCAGCCTGA
- the LOC112882038 gene encoding ultraviolet-B receptor UVR8: MFRRFLPHRRLFSTSSASNATPTLYSNGTTPFYLLSWGRGASGQLGGGKEERRLYPSPVAHLLLPDSDPRLAPTPGRLPSEGGTSGVEVGISCGLFHSALLVEGGAWVWGKGDGGRLGLGDESSAFVPRHNPNLRDLRLLALGGIHSAALTTSGDVFTWGYGGFGALGHYVYHRELLPRQVKGPWEGKITHIATSGAHTAAITDSGELYTWGRDEGDGRLGLGSGGGPGEAGSLSVPSKVNALPVPVAAVACGGFFTMALTSDGQLWSWGANSNFELGRGSNFSDWRPQLVPSLKNIHVIQVACGGYHSLALTDEGEVLSWGHGGHGQLGHPTLQNHRVPLAIKALSEERIVYIACGGSTSAAISEKGDLYMWGNARDCQLGVPGLPEVQPLPVKVNFLRDGDEDLGPPHVISVAIGASHAMCLVSTQQIEK, translated from the exons atgTTCCGCCGCTtcctcccgcaccgccgccTCTTCTCCACCTCGTCAGCCTCGAACGCCACCCCGACCCTCTACTCTAACGGAACCACCCCATTCTACCTCCTCTCGTGGGGCCGTGGCGCGTCCGGCCAGCTCGGCGGCGGCAAGGAGGAGCGCCGCCTCTACCCATCTCCCGTCGCCCATCTCCTTCTCCCCGATTCAGACCCGCGACTCGCGCCCACCCCCGGACGCCTCCCTTCCGAGGGGGGAACGTCTGGCGTGGAGGTGGGGATCTCCTGCGGGCTCTTCCACTCGGCGCTCCTCGTCGAAGGAGGCGCCTGGGTGTGGGGCAAGGGCGACGGCGGCCGCCTCGGCCTCGGTGACGAGTCGTCCGCCTTCGTTCCCCGCCACAACCCCAACCTCCGGGACCTCCGGCTCCTCGCGCTAGGCGGCATCCATTCCGCGGCGCTGACCACCTCCGGTGACGTCTTCACCTG GGGTTATGGTGGATTTGGAGCTCTGGGGCATTATGTATACCATAGGGAGCTTTTGCCAAGGCAAGTAAAAGGCCCTTGGGAAGGGAAGATAACGCACATTGCTACAAGTGGTGCACATACTGCAGCAATCACTGACTCAG GTGAACTTTACACCTGGGGTCGTGATGAAGGCGATGGAAGGCTGGGGCTTGGGAGTGGAGGTGGTCCAGGTGAAGCTGGCTCCCTCAGTGTTCCTTCCAAGGTGAATGCATTGCCTGTTCCAGTTGCTGCTGTAGCTTGTGGTGGCTTCTTCACAATGGCGCTGACTTCAGATGGGCAATTATGGAGTTGGGGAG CAAATTCAAACTTCGAACTGGGTAGAGGAAGCAATTTCAGTGATTGGAGACCACAGCTTGTCCCTAGTCTGAAAAATATCCATGTAATCCAAGTAGCATGTGGTGGATATCATTCTCTAGCTTTGACTG ATGAAGGTGAAGTTCTATCTTGGGGGCATGGTGGGCATGGACAACTTGGACATCCAACCCTTCAAAACCATAGAGTCCCACTTGCCATCAAAGCTTTATCTGAGGAGCGAATTGTCTATATAGCCTGTGGAGGATCGACCTCTGCTGCTATATCAG AGAAAGGTGACTTGTACATGTGGGGAAATGCAAGAGACTGCCAGTTAGGCGTCCCTGGTCTACCAGAAGTTCAGCCACTTCCCGTCAAGGTCAATTTCCTCAGAGACGGTGATGAAGATTTGGGACCTCCTCATGTCATCTCTGTTGCAATAGGAGCCTCCCATGCCATGTGCTTGGTCTCCACGCAACAAATTGAGAAATGA
- the LOC112883411 gene encoding extensin-like: MEESTACLRPLRLLFVVFVSFAFVARCGGARMLRPEELRVRHHHHSSSDPYYSTPVMPPYGDVFGPPNPPPPPGSPNCGLTPDAPPPPSATTVPAPAFVYSSPPPPETDYYYPPPYISPNPPDISPSPPPTDTPQLPPIVYPSPPEITPSPPEVAPYPSPPEVAPYPSPPEVAPSPPEIAPYPSPPEVSPSPPEITPYPSPPEISPSPPEISPSPPEISPSPPEIVPSPPSYEPSPPSYEPTPPSIVPSPPEYAPEPPTYEPSPPEYAPEPPTYVPSPPAYYAPEPPAYVPSPPIYAPYPPGIIPSPPEYAPEPPGLVPSPPEFAPEPPGFVPSPPIYAPYPPGIVPGPPENAPEPPGAVPSPGGGFMPPVVFPPPFATPSPGGTVGSEWCVAKPSVPGPIVQQAMDYACGSGADCDSIQTSGPCFRPDTMVSHASFAFNSYWQRTKANGATCDFGGTAMLITKDPSYDGCHYILM; the protein is encoded by the exons ATGGAGGAGAGCACCGCGTGCCTGCGCCCGTTGCGCCTGCTCTTCGTCGTCTTCGTCTCCTTCGCCTTCGTCGCGCGATGTG GAGGAGCAAGAATGCTGAGACCAGAGGAGCTGCGAGTGCGTCACCACCACCACTCTTCCTCTGACCCCTACTACAGCACGCCGGTGATGCCTCCCTACGGAGACGTGTTCGGGCCGCCAaacccccctcctcctcccggctCTCCCAACTGCGGCCTCACCccggacgcgccgccgccgccgtcggcgaCCACCGTCCCGGCGCCGGCCTTCGTCTactcgtccccgccgccgccggagacgGACTACTACTACCCTCCGCCGTACATCAGCCCAAACCCACCAGATATCAGCCCAAGCCCACCTCCCACGGATACGCCGCAGCTCCCGCCAATCGTCTACCCAAGCCCACCAGAAATCACCCCCAGCCCACCAGAGGTCGCGCCATACCCGAGCCCACCTGAAGTCGCACCATACCCGAGCCCACCTGAAGTCGCACCCAGTCCGCCAGAGATCGCGCCGTACCCGAGCCCACCTGAGGTGTCCCCAAGCCCACCAGAAATCACACCGTACCCGAGTCCACCGGAGATCTCcccgagtccaccagaaatctCGCCAAGCCCACCGGAGATCTCGCCGAGCCCACCGGAAATCGTCCCAAGCCCACCTAGTTACGAACCTAGCCCGCCGAGCTACGAACCGACCCCACCGAGCATTGTGCCGAGCCCGCCGGAGTACGCGCCGGAGCCACCAACCTACGAACCAAGCCCGCCGGAGTACGCGCCGGAGCCGCCAACCTACGTTCCGAGCCCACCGGCGTACTACGCGCCGGAGCCACCAGCATACGTGCCGAGCCCGCCAATCTACGCGCCGTATCCGCCCGGGATCATCCCGAGCCCGCCGGAATACGCGCCGGAACCGCCTGGACTCGTCCCGAGCCCGCCGGAGTTCGCGCCGGAGCCACCAGGGTTCGTCCCGAGCCCGCCGATCTACGCACCGTACCCTCCGGGGATCGTGCCGGGCCCGCCGGAGAACGCGCCGGAGCCGCCGGGGGCCGTCCCCTCCCCAGGGGGCGGCTTCATGCCGCCGGTGGTGTTCCCGCCCCCGTTCGCGACGCCGTCGCCGGGGGGGACGGTGGGCTCGGAGTGGTGCGTGGCTAAGCCGTCGGTGCCGGGGCCTATCGTGCAGCAGGCCATGGACTACGCGTGCGGCTCGGGAGCGGACTGCGACTCCATCCAGACGTCGGGCCCGTGCTTTCGGCCGGACACCATGGTGTCGCACGCCTCCTTCGCCTTCAACAGCTACTGGCAGCGCACAAAGGCCAACGGCGCCACCTGCGACTTCGGCGGCACTGCCATGCTCATCACCAAGGACCCAA gcTACGATGGCTGCCATTACATTTTGATGTGA
- the LOC112882041 gene encoding dihydroneopterin aldolase 2-like isoform X2 has product MAERELIGKDKLVLRGLQFHGFHGVKQEEKTLGQKFAVDVDAWMDLSTAGETDSIYDTVSYTDIYRIVKDVVEGPSQNLLESVAHRIASATLLKFPQISAVRVEVKKPHVSVPGIIDYLGVEIVRYRKDMAGISP; this is encoded by the exons ATGGCTGAAAGGGAGTTGATTGGCAAGGATAAGCTTGTACTTAGAGGTTTGCAGTTTCACGGATTCCATGGAGtgaaacaagaagaaaagacaCTGGGCCAAAAGTTCGCTGTAGACGTCGATGCTTGGATGGATCTGAGCACTGCTGGTGAAACTGACAGCATATATGATACAGTCAGTTACACGGATATTTACAG AATTGTCAAGGATGTGGTTGAAGGACCATCTCAGAATCTTTTGGAGTCAGTGGCTCATCGGATTGCAAGTGCCACATTGCTCAAGTTCCCTCAAATATCTGCTGTACGAGTTGAAGTTAAGAAACCTCATGTTTCTGTACCAGGAATTATCGACTATTTAGGTGTTGAGATAGTTAGGTATAGAAAGGACATGGCAGGAATTTCACCATGA